One window of the Shimwellia blattae DSM 4481 = NBRC 105725 genome contains the following:
- the lpdA gene encoding dihydrolipoyl dehydrogenase, with product MSTEIKTQVVVLGAGPAGYSAAFRCADLGLDTVIVERYSTLGGVCLNVGCIPSKALLHVAKVIEEAKALAEHGIVFGEPKTDIDKIRTWKEKVITQLTGGLAGMAKGRKVQVVNGIGKFTGANTLEVEGEGGKTVINFDNAIIAAGSRPIQLPFIPHEDPRVWDSTDALELKYVPKRMLVMGGGIIGLEMGTVYHALGSQIDVVEMFDQVIPAADKDVVKVFTKRISKKFNLMLETKVTAVEAKEDGIYVTMEGKKAPAEAQRYDAVLVAIGRVPNGKNVDAGKAGVEVDDRGFIHVDKQLRTNVPHIYAIGDIVGQPMLAHKGVHEGHVAAEVIAGKKHYFDPKVIPSIAYTEPEVAWVGLTEKEAKEKGISYETATFPWAASGRAIASDCADGMTKLIFDKESHRVIGGAIVGTNGGELLGEIGLAIEMGCDAEDIALTIHAHPTLHESVGLAAEVYEGSITDLPNPKAKKK from the coding sequence ATGAGTACTGAAATTAAAACTCAGGTCGTGGTACTTGGGGCTGGCCCCGCAGGGTATTCTGCGGCCTTCCGTTGCGCTGACTTAGGTCTGGACACTGTTATTGTAGAACGTTACAGCACCCTGGGTGGGGTGTGTCTGAACGTTGGCTGTATTCCGTCTAAAGCGCTGCTGCACGTAGCGAAAGTTATCGAAGAAGCCAAAGCGCTGGCAGAGCACGGTATCGTGTTCGGCGAGCCGAAAACCGATATCGACAAAATCCGCACCTGGAAAGAAAAGGTCATTACTCAACTGACTGGTGGCCTGGCCGGTATGGCGAAAGGCCGTAAAGTCCAGGTGGTGAACGGCATTGGTAAATTTACCGGTGCGAACACCCTGGAAGTGGAAGGTGAAGGCGGCAAAACCGTGATCAACTTCGACAACGCCATCATTGCAGCGGGCTCCCGCCCGATCCAGCTGCCGTTTATTCCTCATGAAGATCCGCGCGTATGGGACTCCACCGACGCACTGGAGCTGAAATATGTACCGAAGCGCATGCTGGTTATGGGTGGCGGTATCATCGGCCTGGAAATGGGGACCGTGTATCACGCCCTGGGCTCACAGATTGATGTGGTTGAAATGTTCGACCAGGTGATCCCGGCTGCCGACAAAGACGTGGTGAAAGTCTTCACCAAGCGTATCAGCAAGAAATTCAACCTGATGCTGGAAACCAAAGTCACTGCCGTTGAAGCGAAAGAAGACGGTATCTACGTGACGATGGAAGGCAAAAAAGCCCCGGCAGAAGCACAGCGTTATGACGCGGTGCTGGTGGCTATCGGCCGTGTGCCGAACGGTAAAAACGTTGATGCGGGCAAAGCCGGTGTTGAAGTGGACGACCGTGGCTTTATCCACGTTGACAAGCAGCTGCGTACAAACGTACCGCACATCTACGCTATCGGTGATATTGTCGGCCAGCCGATGCTGGCTCACAAAGGTGTGCATGAAGGCCACGTGGCCGCTGAAGTTATCGCCGGTAAAAAACACTACTTCGATCCGAAGGTTATCCCGTCTATCGCCTATACCGAACCAGAAGTGGCATGGGTTGGTCTGACCGAGAAAGAAGCCAAAGAGAAAGGCATCAGCTACGAAACAGCCACCTTCCCGTGGGCTGCCTCTGGCCGTGCTATCGCTTCTGACTGTGCAGACGGTATGACTAAGCTCATCTTTGACAAAGAGTCTCACCGGGTTATCGGTGGCGCTATTGTCGGGACCAACGGCGGCGAGCTGCTGGGTGAAATCGGTCTGGCTATCGAAATGGGCTGCGATGCGGAAGATATCGCGCTGACCATTCACGCCCACCCGACCCTGCACGAATCTGTTGGCCTGGCCGCAGAAGTGTACGAAGGCAGCATTACCGACCTGCCAAACCCGAAAGCGAAGAAGAAGTAA